The following are from one region of the Sphingomonas oryzagri genome:
- a CDS encoding nuclear transport factor 2 family protein: protein MRGFSGAIEDRLAIRERIESYNDAVFRHDADDWAECWAEDAQWNVAGYEASGRTAIRDLWVKLMANYAQVSMFVNHGALAIDGDQAESRCYIIEMQKKQDGGEMLLSGRYDDRLKRDGDGAWRFVSRSYTVLHVKG, encoded by the coding sequence GTGAGGGGCTTTTCCGGCGCGATCGAGGATCGGCTCGCCATCCGCGAGCGGATCGAGAGCTATAACGACGCCGTGTTCCGCCACGATGCGGACGACTGGGCGGAATGCTGGGCGGAGGACGCGCAGTGGAACGTCGCCGGCTACGAAGCCTCGGGCAGGACCGCGATCCGCGACCTGTGGGTGAAGCTGATGGCGAACTACGCGCAGGTCAGCATGTTCGTGAACCATGGCGCACTGGCGATCGATGGCGATCAGGCCGAGTCGCGCTGCTACATCATCGAGATGCAGAAGAAGCAGGATGGCGGCGAGATGCTGCTCTCCGGCCGTTACGACGACCGGCTGAAGCGCGATGGGGACGGCGCGTGGCGCTTCGTGTCGCGCAGCTACACCGTGCTGCACGTCAAGGGCTAG
- a CDS encoding sugar phosphate isomerase/epimerase family protein: MTGSRHPISLAAGVLPEFSPQETARAAAAAGYDATGVWVDTAIWTDATTREMRAILADTGLPALDVEVIWLQPGPLADAHRRVIEIGRAIGARHALVVSSDPDDGGTAAKLADLCELAGDDLRVSLEFGLFTEVRTIKQAAAIAARVDHPAIAVLVDPIHLHRSGGTPADVAALDPRLFPYAQYCDAAPIGFDLADRAAIIRDAVDERLLPGDGILPLPAVLEALPHAVPLSIELRSKTLRDGYADPVARARAVAEATRDDLARA, encoded by the coding sequence ATGACTGGATCGCGCCACCCGATCTCGCTCGCCGCCGGCGTGCTGCCCGAATTCTCGCCGCAGGAGACCGCGCGCGCCGCCGCGGCCGCCGGCTACGACGCGACCGGCGTGTGGGTGGACACCGCCATCTGGACGGACGCCACCACCCGCGAGATGCGCGCGATCCTCGCCGACACCGGCCTGCCCGCGCTCGACGTCGAGGTGATCTGGCTGCAGCCGGGTCCGCTCGCCGACGCGCACCGGCGGGTGATCGAGATCGGCCGGGCGATCGGCGCGCGTCACGCGCTGGTCGTCTCCTCCGATCCCGACGACGGCGGCACCGCCGCGAAGCTCGCCGATCTGTGCGAACTGGCCGGCGACGACCTGCGCGTCTCGCTGGAATTCGGGCTGTTCACCGAGGTACGCACGATCAAGCAGGCGGCCGCCATCGCCGCGCGGGTCGATCATCCGGCGATCGCGGTGCTGGTCGATCCGATCCACCTGCATCGATCGGGCGGGACACCTGCCGACGTCGCGGCGCTCGATCCGCGGCTCTTCCCCTATGCGCAATATTGCGACGCGGCGCCGATCGGCTTCGACCTCGCCGATCGCGCCGCGATCATCCGCGATGCGGTGGACGAGCGGCTGCTGCCCGGTGACGGCATCCTGCCGCTCCCCGCCGTGCTTGAGGCCTTGCCGCACGCCGTCCCACTCAGCATCGAGCTACGCAGCAAGACGCTCCGCGACGGCTATGCCGATCCCGTCGCCCGCGCCCGCGCCGTCGCGGAGGCGACGCGGGATGATCTCGCGCGCGCCTAG